One segment of Desulfovibrio sp. JC010 DNA contains the following:
- a CDS encoding prepilin-type N-terminal cleavage/methylation domain-containing protein has translation MSFYPRNHSSSDRQAGFSLIEVLIGLVLSGLLMSMVAMVLGQSVTNNEVVRSSAGLSSRLFTLRRILHRDLQNIVPGRMVGAGATGLTFESSHSITIENSGPVVVSWDFSSEMVRRIEKSPDLEFENSQLLMRGLKSWRLEFLDIDKNVWISLSQQRAKGVSDRSTVKAFRLRLNFEDGKEVMLLERIPYAQE, from the coding sequence ATGAGTTTTTATCCACGCAACCATTCTTCGTCTGACCGGCAGGCGGGATTTTCGCTTATTGAAGTGCTCATCGGACTGGTCCTTTCCGGGCTGCTGATGAGTATGGTTGCCATGGTGTTGGGGCAGTCGGTCACCAACAATGAGGTTGTCCGTTCCAGTGCCGGTCTCTCTTCGCGTCTGTTTACTCTGCGCCGCATCCTGCATCGCGATTTGCAGAATATTGTGCCCGGCAGGATGGTCGGTGCCGGTGCGACAGGCCTTACCTTTGAATCTAGCCATTCCATTACGATAGAAAATTCAGGACCTGTGGTTGTGTCCTGGGATTTTTCATCGGAAATGGTTCGCAGAATTGAAAAATCTCCAGACCTTGAATTCGAGAATTCACAGCTGTTGATGCGTGGGTTAAAGTCCTGGAGGCTGGAATTTCTGGATATTGATAAAAATGTCTGGATTTCTCTTTCTCAGCAAAGAGCTAAGGGGGTAAGCGACAGATCGACTGTTAAGGCTTTCCGGCTTAGGCTGAACTTTGAGGACGGCAAGGAAGTCATGCTGCTTGAGAGGATTCCGTATGCCCAGGAATAA
- a CDS encoding ATP-binding protein, whose amino-acid sequence MSKIYKKILDYLSGHTGRQTDVHSQNTGWRLPVLATFYILAYVLFDLVADSISRHYIFCIFLVVSSLYFSWRLGGRETMAYVGFFNIFFAFIFSRLLYMTGNFSSKLFLSRSFMTLYVVAIIFMFIMTKRKSPADREKVDRERSIRDERQKRRQLELMVATEKLTDDMITQANMVKDELMVLQNSWKSQIHTIVNDLPRVKERELYNQIVTPFEESIVEHLRDLEKRLSFKPQLIGLDELALNLTDRLENDQKHSRKRLDLNYDFEKWLSRDEEILVDRYKTWEILINLIRNSQTAMELHQIELLRNGSEDFKTFKPRLSIIADVQGTHARLRVTDTGGGVSDDSLQDLFKKAVPSAKRKGKAMGQGTVFVKFFGDNMGFDISARNTETLGNKGLEVTVLIPLGTFGPAGAIPAGDK is encoded by the coding sequence ATGAGCAAGATATACAAAAAGATACTGGATTACCTCTCCGGACATACGGGCCGGCAGACAGACGTACACTCCCAAAACACCGGCTGGAGACTTCCTGTCCTTGCGACATTCTACATTCTGGCCTACGTGCTTTTCGACCTTGTTGCGGACAGCATTTCCCGACATTATATTTTCTGCATCTTTCTGGTGGTTTCCAGTCTTTATTTTTCATGGAGGCTGGGTGGCCGGGAAACCATGGCCTATGTAGGGTTTTTCAATATCTTTTTTGCCTTCATCTTTTCCCGGCTGCTGTACATGACCGGAAACTTTTCTTCAAAACTTTTCCTGAGCCGTTCTTTCATGACACTTTACGTAGTGGCCATTATATTCATGTTCATAATGACCAAACGTAAGTCTCCTGCCGACCGGGAAAAAGTGGACCGGGAAAGATCCATCCGCGATGAACGCCAGAAACGCAGACAGCTGGAACTTATGGTTGCCACGGAAAAACTGACCGACGACATGATCACGCAGGCCAATATGGTTAAAGATGAATTGATGGTCCTGCAGAATTCATGGAAATCGCAGATTCATACCATCGTCAACGACCTGCCCAGAGTAAAGGAACGGGAGCTGTACAATCAGATTGTCACCCCTTTTGAAGAGAGCATTGTTGAACATCTGCGCGATCTGGAGAAAAGACTTTCCTTTAAACCGCAGCTCATAGGTCTTGACGAACTGGCCCTAAACCTTACAGATAGACTTGAAAACGACCAAAAACATTCCCGTAAACGGCTGGACTTGAATTATGATTTTGAAAAATGGTTAAGCAGGGACGAAGAAATCCTTGTAGACCGTTATAAGACATGGGAAATACTGATCAACCTGATCAGGAACAGCCAGACCGCCATGGAACTGCACCAGATTGAGTTGCTTCGTAACGGCAGCGAAGACTTCAAAACCTTCAAACCCCGCTTATCGATCATCGCTGACGTACAGGGTACCCACGCCCGCTTACGGGTAACGGATACCGGAGGCGGCGTCTCCGATGACAGTCTGCAGGACCTTTTCAAAAAGGCCGTGCCTTCGGCAAAACGAAAAGGCAAAGCAATGGGTCAGGGAACCGTTTTCGTTAAATTTTTCGGCGACAACATGGGCTTTGACATCTCAGCCAGAAACACAGAAACCCTGGGCAACAAGGGGCTTGAAGTAACCGTACTCATTCCCCTTGGAACCTTCGGCCCCGCAGGGGCCATTCCAGCAGGAGATAAGTAA
- a CDS encoding Tfp pilus assembly protein FimT/FimU: protein MNMHAARRSSGGLTFIELLIVLFIVGMGWFTLMPNLDLAGDRGDDSLNQVNALIYEARTEAVTNDIRQYVYIDFENGLVKWNGEEVSLPSAVSSGHFNEYPADEGGVEFTIYPAGFSDEVRLVLSDGLTVVLDPLAVRFGEI, encoded by the coding sequence ATGAATATGCATGCTGCCCGCCGATCTTCCGGCGGACTGACCTTCATAGAACTGTTAATTGTTCTGTTCATAGTGGGCATGGGCTGGTTTACGCTCATGCCCAATCTTGATCTTGCCGGAGACCGGGGGGACGACAGTCTCAATCAGGTAAACGCTTTGATTTACGAGGCCAGAACCGAAGCGGTGACTAACGACATCCGCCAGTATGTGTATATTGATTTTGAAAACGGGCTGGTCAAATGGAATGGGGAGGAAGTTTCCCTGCCTTCAGCTGTGTCCAGCGGGCATTTCAATGAATATCCTGCTGATGAGGGCGGGGTTGAATTCACCATCTATCCCGCAGGATTCAGTGATGAAGTGAGGCTGGTGCTTTCTGACGGGCTGACCGTTGTTCTTGATCCTCTTGCGGTCCGGTTCGGGGAGATTTAG
- the asnB gene encoding asparagine synthase (glutamine-hydrolyzing), which produces MCGIAGFIDLTKSSDAKRLERIAHKMGDALNMRGPDGCGQWSDPEWGVGLDHRRLAIIDLTEEGVQPMHSRSGRYVTVFNGEIYNYRDLRTELEQTEGFPGWRGHSDTEVMLEAVEQWGFEEALKRFSGMFAIAIWDRKEHCLLLARDRMGEKPLYYSRQGDNFLFGSELKALMGYKKYFKRTVDRDSLAAYLRYCYVPAPHTIFKDTFCLMPGTWTCLRANGELMEPRPYWSLLDCAREAENKIFTAPDDAIVETLEDLLLKVIEREMISDVPLGAFLSGGVDSSLIVSLMQQCALAPVKTFTIGFDDEAYNEADDAKAVAKHIGTEHTELYVTPKDALDVIPQIAQIWDQPFSDSSQIPTHLVSRMTREHVTVALSGDGGDELFAGYNRHFKGCSLWNNLKNIPAPLRRMLAGWISSVPPQSWNKVFKMYGPFLPSSLQIRLPGQKIHKLANVMGASSAADYYRDLTSIWLNPETVVPGAREFKGPFQNPNRQPEQDNLTAWMQFMDAANYMTDDILTKVDRAAMAVSLETRAPFLDHEIVEFSQRLPMHLRIANGQGKHILRQILYKYVPQEMIERPKMGFGVPIDCWLRGPLREWAEELLAPDRLDNEGYFNVGEVRLAWNEHLTGIKDNQYKIWSVLMFQSWCEHWEIGS; this is translated from the coding sequence ATGTGTGGAATCGCTGGTTTTATTGATCTTACCAAATCTTCAGATGCGAAACGTCTGGAACGTATTGCCCATAAAATGGGTGACGCCCTGAACATGCGCGGCCCGGACGGCTGCGGCCAATGGTCCGATCCTGAGTGGGGCGTAGGGCTGGACCACCGCCGACTGGCCATCATCGACCTGACCGAAGAGGGCGTGCAGCCCATGCATTCCAGGTCAGGCCGCTATGTCACTGTCTTTAACGGCGAAATCTACAATTACCGCGACCTGCGTACAGAACTTGAACAGACCGAAGGCTTTCCGGGCTGGCGCGGCCATTCCGATACCGAAGTCATGCTGGAGGCCGTTGAACAATGGGGATTTGAAGAAGCCCTGAAACGGTTTAGCGGCATGTTCGCCATTGCCATCTGGGACCGCAAAGAGCACTGTCTGCTCCTTGCCCGCGACCGCATGGGCGAAAAGCCGCTCTATTATTCCCGGCAGGGTGATAATTTTCTCTTCGGCTCGGAGCTTAAAGCTCTCATGGGCTACAAAAAATATTTCAAACGCACAGTGGACCGCGACTCGCTGGCCGCTTATCTACGCTATTGCTACGTTCCCGCCCCGCACACAATTTTCAAAGATACATTCTGTCTGATGCCCGGCACATGGACCTGTTTACGCGCTAATGGCGAGCTCATGGAGCCCCGGCCATACTGGTCCCTGCTGGACTGTGCCCGTGAAGCTGAAAACAAAATTTTCACTGCCCCGGATGATGCGATTGTTGAAACGCTGGAAGACCTGCTGCTCAAAGTCATTGAGCGGGAAATGATCTCCGATGTACCGCTGGGCGCGTTCCTTTCCGGCGGGGTGGATTCCTCGCTTATCGTCTCCCTGATGCAGCAATGCGCACTGGCACCGGTTAAGACCTTCACCATCGGCTTTGATGATGAAGCATACAATGAAGCGGATGACGCCAAGGCCGTGGCCAAGCATATAGGAACCGAGCACACCGAACTGTACGTCACCCCCAAGGACGCGCTGGACGTAATTCCGCAGATTGCACAGATCTGGGACCAGCCCTTTTCCGATTCCTCGCAGATTCCCACCCACCTAGTCTCGCGCATGACCCGTGAACATGTGACCGTGGCCCTTTCCGGTGACGGCGGAGATGAACTTTTCGCGGGCTACAACCGTCATTTCAAAGGCTGCTCCCTGTGGAATAATCTTAAAAACATTCCCGCCCCGCTGCGCAGAATGCTTGCCGGCTGGATTTCATCGGTACCGCCGCAAAGCTGGAACAAAGTGTTCAAGATGTACGGCCCGTTCCTGCCGTCCAGCCTGCAGATACGTTTACCCGGTCAGAAAATACATAAGCTGGCCAATGTGATGGGCGCATCGTCTGCTGCAGACTATTATCGCGATCTGACTTCAATCTGGCTGAATCCCGAAACCGTGGTGCCGGGTGCCCGTGAGTTCAAGGGGCCGTTCCAGAATCCTAACCGCCAGCCGGAACAGGACAACCTGACCGCGTGGATGCAGTTCATGGACGCGGCCAACTACATGACCGACGACATCCTGACCAAAGTGGACCGGGCAGCCATGGCTGTCAGCCTTGAGACCCGCGCACCGTTTCTGGATCATGAGATAGTGGAATTTTCCCAACGTCTGCCCATGCATCTGCGCATAGCCAACGGTCAGGGCAAACATATTTTGCGTCAGATTCTGTACAAATACGTGCCGCAGGAAATGATCGAACGCCCGAAAATGGGCTTCGGCGTACCCATCGACTGCTGGCTGCGCGGCCCGCTGCGTGAGTGGGCCGAAGAACTGCTGGCCCCGGACCGTCTGGATAACGAAGGGTATTTCAACGTGGGAGAGGTGCGCCTTGCATGGAACGAACACCTGACCGGGATCAAGGATAACCAGTATAAAATCTGGAGTGTATTGATGTTCCAGAGCTGGTGCGAGCACTGGGAGATCGGGTCATGA
- a CDS encoding type II secretion system protein: MAQKNGFSLIEIIVALTIAATLSMSFLGVQRQSALMAQSSKDSWNVLNLSQDILAHKYPDKLNVVSSGWVSWPGPPEGSFRVGLETVSSTGKGFYTLETRSEDYTLGWKIYRVSHKKKLF; this comes from the coding sequence GTGGCGCAGAAGAATGGCTTTTCCCTGATAGAAATCATTGTGGCTCTGACCATTGCCGCCACCCTGTCCATGAGTTTTCTCGGTGTGCAGCGGCAGAGCGCGCTCATGGCCCAGTCTTCCAAGGATTCATGGAACGTCCTGAATCTTTCGCAGGATATTCTGGCTCATAAATATCCTGATAAATTGAATGTAGTTTCCTCGGGCTGGGTGTCATGGCCCGGACCGCCTGAAGGCAGTTTCAGGGTCGGTCTTGAAACAGTATCTTCCACAGGCAAGGGCTTCTATACTCTTGAAACCCGCAGTGAAGACTATACCCTTGGGTGGAAAATTTATCGGGTCTCACACAAAAAGAAGCTGTTTTAA
- the gspG gene encoding type II secretion system major pseudopilin GspG yields the protein MQKKRICIADLKKGQRGFSLIELMIVIVILGLLASMLVPKIMDRPNEARVTKAKMDMKALDSALKLYKLDTGRYPTTEQGLQALITKPESRPVPRNYRKGGYLDSTTAPVDPWGYDYIYRSPGEDGRPYELISLGADGMEGGEDYDADIKSWE from the coding sequence ATGCAGAAAAAAAGAATTTGTATTGCCGACCTTAAAAAGGGTCAGCGTGGTTTCAGTCTCATCGAGTTGATGATTGTTATTGTTATTCTCGGCCTGCTGGCCTCCATGCTGGTACCCAAAATCATGGACCGTCCCAACGAAGCAAGGGTCACCAAGGCCAAGATGGATATGAAGGCCCTTGATTCAGCCCTTAAGCTTTACAAGCTGGACACCGGACGCTACCCCACCACCGAGCAGGGATTGCAGGCTTTGATCACCAAGCCGGAAAGTCGTCCTGTCCCCCGCAACTACCGCAAAGGCGGTTATCTTGATTCCACCACTGCCCCGGTTGATCCCTGGGGTTATGATTACATTTACAGAAGTCCCGGTGAGGACGGACGTCCTTACGAGCTTATTTCCCTCGGTGCCGACGGCATGGAAGGCGGTGAAGATTACGACGCTGACATCAAGAGCTGGGAATAG
- a CDS encoding type II secretory pathway component PulC-like protein, whose translation MDLKVTKFPAWLWPLAFGLAAAYLVSSFIPLPKPTAPILGQSFSSDAATKIEKDSKLILEKNVLGLDNPAELQKKAKVTPSTWTLIGILTGETDMAVFRIKKETVILREGEDYEGWTLDEIKPQYVIWKYGREQKKVAMWDQVQNMKLVRGKTNKISVNKAEAKEILDDPNQFLKQALFKPRSKGGKTQGFRVTNIRTNSMLKKLGLENGDVLMRINGEMITGPTKLLQIYGSLGGASAISMDVERKGQMLSLIVELK comes from the coding sequence ATGGACCTTAAAGTCACCAAATTTCCGGCATGGCTGTGGCCGCTCGCTTTCGGGCTGGCTGCCGCCTATCTTGTGTCGTCCTTTATACCGCTGCCCAAGCCCACTGCGCCCATTCTCGGCCAGTCTTTTTCCTCTGATGCGGCAACCAAAATTGAAAAGGACTCAAAGCTGATTCTTGAAAAGAACGTTCTTGGATTGGACAACCCAGCTGAATTACAAAAGAAAGCCAAAGTTACCCCCTCCACATGGACTCTGATCGGAATCCTGACCGGGGAAACCGATATGGCTGTTTTCCGTATCAAAAAGGAAACCGTGATCCTGCGCGAAGGCGAAGACTACGAAGGCTGGACCCTTGATGAAATCAAGCCGCAATACGTCATCTGGAAATACGGGCGCGAACAGAAAAAAGTCGCCATGTGGGATCAAGTCCAGAATATGAAGCTTGTACGCGGCAAGACCAATAAAATTTCGGTCAATAAGGCAGAAGCCAAAGAAATTCTGGATGACCCCAACCAGTTTCTCAAGCAGGCTCTATTCAAGCCCCGCAGCAAGGGCGGCAAAACCCAAGGCTTCCGGGTCACCAATATCAGGACGAATTCCATGCTCAAAAAGCTTGGCCTGGAAAACGGCGATGTGCTCATGCGCATTAACGGTGAAATGATTACCGGACCGACCAAGCTGCTGCAGATTTACGGTTCCCTCGGCGGGGCCTCCGCCATCTCCATGGATGTGGAACGCAAAGGCCAGATGCTCTCACTCATAGTCGAACTCAAGTAG
- a CDS encoding WD40 repeat domain-containing protein, with protein sequence MNIKSIILVLSASILIASGCTKQPSPVSDEPSLVTDESLDVSMLVGQEPLSLAGFVEYAASQQYSSLDSIYNRPPDDMSGNYYVQLSKSNEVVNLAEDVTTFVHEGNILAAGFKNGVVRMYGSRGCAAVQAVSEPVNSVSWFPESDFVAVSSGEGRAVEIFNVKQCARVRVHNVNSTVDIFALSPRGSWLALVDKARRLWVGPAAGKLRRIDRFTYKPLSLTFSNEEGILMGVDATGKMVMWSPLKLTRIFDQKIKGGPFKSVKAEGARLNIVTEKDERFQWDVSQRIKSPYYEQKDGFFLKNGVLFYRSPRKSFSKKVSFKPASFAVERSPLGKVYRVRDIDGEFRYYSSLSGVPLKEEYDFADWKKVKLDRNYGFSERGRDFVLAVPIAQREFQRLYCRYIPSKGYYLWWQKVARPDDYFKFRGMLPRRKGIAADSPLEWESLERGKTDIRD encoded by the coding sequence ATGAATATAAAGTCAATCATTCTGGTTCTGTCAGCCTCTATCCTTATTGCGTCCGGCTGTACAAAGCAGCCTTCCCCGGTATCGGACGAGCCTTCGCTTGTTACTGATGAAAGCCTCGATGTTTCCATGCTTGTCGGGCAGGAACCGCTCAGCCTTGCCGGATTTGTGGAATATGCAGCCTCGCAGCAGTATTCTTCGCTGGACAGCATTTACAATCGACCACCGGACGATATGTCCGGAAATTATTACGTTCAGCTGAGCAAAAGCAACGAGGTGGTTAATCTGGCTGAAGATGTAACCACCTTTGTGCATGAAGGAAATATTCTTGCCGCAGGATTCAAAAACGGGGTGGTCCGCATGTACGGCAGCCGGGGCTGTGCGGCGGTGCAGGCCGTGTCGGAACCCGTAAATTCCGTGTCATGGTTTCCTGAATCAGATTTTGTTGCCGTATCGTCCGGAGAAGGAAGGGCTGTTGAGATTTTTAATGTTAAGCAATGCGCTCGGGTGCGGGTGCACAATGTGAACAGTACCGTGGATATCTTTGCCCTTTCTCCGCGCGGAAGCTGGCTCGCTTTGGTTGATAAGGCCCGCAGGCTCTGGGTCGGCCCTGCTGCCGGGAAGCTCCGCAGGATTGACCGTTTCACTTACAAACCGCTTTCCCTGACTTTTTCCAATGAAGAAGGAATTCTCATGGGGGTGGATGCTACCGGGAAAATGGTTATGTGGAGCCCTCTGAAACTGACCCGTATTTTTGACCAGAAAATCAAGGGCGGACCGTTTAAATCTGTGAAAGCGGAAGGAGCCCGACTTAATATTGTAACTGAAAAGGATGAACGCTTTCAGTGGGATGTAAGTCAACGGATCAAAAGTCCGTATTATGAACAGAAAGACGGTTTTTTTCTGAAAAACGGGGTCTTGTTTTACCGCTCTCCGCGAAAAAGTTTTTCCAAAAAAGTTTCTTTTAAACCCGCTTCTTTTGCTGTTGAGCGATCCCCTTTGGGCAAGGTCTATCGGGTCAGAGATATTGACGGAGAGTTTCGGTATTATTCATCACTTAGTGGTGTTCCTCTAAAGGAAGAGTATGATTTTGCCGACTGGAAAAAAGTGAAGCTGGATCGGAATTACGGTTTTTCCGAGCGCGGACGGGATTTCGTCTTGGCCGTTCCCATTGCCCAGCGCGAATTTCAGAGGTTGTATTGCAGGTATATACCAAGTAAAGGGTATTACCTCTGGTGGCAAAAAGTGGCCCGACCGGATGATTATTTCAAGTTTCGGGGCATGCTTCCCCGCCGTAAGGGAATCGCGGCAGACTCTCCTCTTGAGTGGGAGTCTCTGGAAAGAGGAAAAACCGACATCAGGGACTGA
- a CDS encoding response regulator has product MTPEQDPYFFVLADDDPRLHEYTVSILRDAGILEKHESFYDPVSFLAFLKESEEEPDVILLDVHFEGSGLSGVDILPYIREEYPYIPVILLTGMDAEATDEAQSDVFTYFIPKPVTEDHLLRMLHFYLGKSKKTAEQVNVLMAEMEEVKGYHQLLEEEVEQLQDEQRRLEEQSKTEKTAGSGKGFERVTEILESLLTKSEAMPSFIADLEKVYSTQFKLFKKVIETLIRFDVQDAGTPGMNIHKVKGTQNVFSARLSRKVRLFYYSSAKTTRKRLLRLDIYHDTKGMDKWIKNNYHSYAEIEEK; this is encoded by the coding sequence ATGACCCCGGAACAGGATCCGTACTTTTTTGTTTTGGCAGACGATGACCCGCGTCTGCACGAATACACTGTTTCAATTCTTCGTGATGCGGGAATCCTTGAAAAACACGAATCTTTCTACGATCCGGTTTCATTTCTGGCCTTCTTAAAAGAATCAGAAGAAGAACCGGATGTAATCCTGCTGGATGTACATTTTGAAGGCTCAGGCTTAAGCGGGGTCGATATTCTGCCTTACATCCGTGAGGAATACCCGTATATCCCGGTCATCCTGCTGACCGGAATGGATGCCGAAGCCACAGATGAAGCCCAGTCCGATGTTTTCACCTATTTCATTCCCAAGCCGGTCACCGAAGACCACCTGCTGCGCATGCTCCATTTCTATCTCGGGAAAAGCAAAAAAACTGCTGAGCAGGTCAACGTCCTCATGGCCGAAATGGAAGAGGTCAAAGGCTACCATCAGCTGCTGGAAGAAGAGGTGGAGCAGCTTCAGGACGAGCAACGCCGCCTGGAAGAACAGAGTAAAACCGAAAAGACTGCCGGATCCGGGAAAGGATTTGAAAGAGTCACCGAAATACTTGAATCCCTGCTGACCAAAAGTGAGGCCATGCCCAGCTTTATCGCCGATCTGGAAAAGGTCTATTCCACCCAGTTCAAGCTGTTCAAAAAGGTCATTGAAACCCTGATCCGCTTTGACGTTCAGGACGCAGGCACACCGGGAATGAACATCCACAAGGTCAAAGGCACCCAGAACGTTTTCAGTGCCCGGCTCTCCAGAAAAGTAAGGCTTTTTTATTACAGCTCGGCTAAGACGACACGAAAAAGGCTTTTAAGATTAGACATTTACCACGACACCAAGGGTATGGACAAGTGGATTAAAAACAACTACCATTCTTACGCTGAAATTGAAGAAAAATAA
- a CDS encoding type II secretion system F family protein, with the protein MPTYQYRAVTGEGKKKKGFVEASSQSRAFATLQSKGLMPLRLEQVKSGQKEKSSTQSLAASMSMGGKIRLGESFYYLGILLQSGTALAQSLDMMARMTGGKASHTWMEIRDAVQSGESFSSCLGKYPKIFPTVYVGMVQVAESVGKLGDVLENIAKYEEERAEVSGRLMTAMVYPVVILLIGMGAVYFLLSEVLPKITGIFKAAKGELPTSTKIVVALGNTLEGLGPMALLIPLCIIFGLYSAYKSVPKFREKVDGLLWKMPLVQKSTLARFSGILGFQIDAGIPLVQGMESSANAVNSTFFKKKMAEAREEVATGRSLSAVLAEQKIYPDIYILTLTAGQKSGELGKFLQRMGTIFERDVDNFMKRVVALAEPMLLLFIGMLIAFIVVAIMGPIFDLTSLVK; encoded by the coding sequence ATGCCCACTTATCAATATAGAGCAGTTACAGGCGAAGGGAAAAAGAAAAAGGGTTTTGTTGAAGCCTCTTCCCAGTCCCGGGCCTTTGCCACTTTGCAAAGCAAAGGGCTGATGCCCCTGCGTCTGGAACAGGTCAAATCCGGGCAAAAAGAAAAAAGCTCTACCCAGTCGCTGGCTGCGTCCATGTCCATGGGCGGCAAAATCAGGCTGGGTGAATCTTTCTACTATCTCGGCATCCTGCTCCAGAGCGGTACCGCGCTGGCTCAATCCCTAGACATGATGGCCCGCATGACCGGCGGTAAGGCCAGCCATACATGGATGGAAATCCGTGATGCGGTCCAGTCCGGGGAGAGCTTCTCTTCCTGTCTCGGCAAATACCCCAAAATTTTTCCCACAGTATACGTAGGCATGGTTCAGGTTGCCGAATCTGTAGGTAAACTCGGTGACGTGCTTGAAAACATCGCCAAATACGAAGAAGAACGCGCTGAAGTAAGCGGACGGCTCATGACCGCCATGGTTTATCCGGTGGTTATCCTGCTCATCGGTATGGGCGCGGTATACTTCCTTCTTTCCGAAGTTCTGCCCAAGATCACCGGCATATTCAAAGCCGCCAAAGGCGAACTGCCCACCTCCACCAAAATAGTGGTCGCGCTGGGCAATACCCTTGAAGGGCTGGGCCCCATGGCTCTGCTCATCCCCTTATGCATCATTTTCGGCCTCTACAGCGCGTACAAATCCGTGCCCAAGTTCCGGGAAAAAGTGGATGGCCTGCTCTGGAAAATGCCGCTGGTCCAGAAGAGTACACTGGCCCGTTTTTCCGGCATTCTCGGTTTCCAGATCGATGCCGGGATTCCCCTTGTGCAGGGCATGGAAAGTTCTGCCAACGCTGTAAATTCCACATTTTTCAAAAAGAAAATGGCCGAAGCCCGTGAAGAAGTCGCTACAGGTCGATCTTTGAGTGCCGTGCTTGCGGAACAGAAAATTTATCCCGATATCTACATCCTGACCCTCACCGCCGGACAGAAATCCGGTGAACTGGGCAAATTCCTGCAACGCATGGGCACCATCTTCGAAAGAGACGTGGACAACTTCATGAAACGTGTGGTTGCACTGGCTGAACCAATGCTGCTGCTGTTCATCGGCATGCTCATCGCGTTCATTGTTGTCGCCATCATGGGCCCCATTTTCGACCTCACCTCACTCGTAAAGTAG
- a CDS encoding SIS domain-containing protein, translating into MTEKQLSDFIKRGREVLEIEEKGLASIRESLDLDFAKAVEMLAGCKGRVIITGLGKSGLVGRKIAATMSSTGTPSFFLHPVEGAHGDLGMVRREDVVISISNSGETDELNALLPAIRSFGTKIISITSETESTMGRLSDIVIRTKVPCEACSHGLAPTSSTTAALAMGDALAVCLMDHKAFDSQDFKKFHPGGSLGRRLTLCISELMHTDNIPAAAQNAPLSEALTVLDKGGLGLVALTDGSKLSGVITDGDVRRMVCSGNFDAQISAREVMIENPLRITPDMSAAQALDIMESKEITVLPVVNEEGTLTGMIHLHDLLGKGRLKFADNTRN; encoded by the coding sequence ATGACCGAAAAACAACTTTCCGACTTCATAAAACGAGGCAGGGAAGTCCTTGAAATTGAAGAAAAAGGACTGGCCTCCATCCGCGAATCACTGGACCTTGATTTTGCAAAAGCCGTTGAAATGCTGGCCGGCTGCAAAGGCAGGGTAATCATCACCGGACTGGGCAAATCAGGACTGGTAGGTCGCAAGATAGCCGCGACCATGTCCTCCACCGGAACCCCCTCCTTTTTTCTGCACCCTGTTGAAGGTGCCCACGGGGACCTCGGCATGGTCCGCAGAGAAGACGTGGTAATCTCCATTTCCAACAGCGGGGAGACCGACGAACTCAACGCCCTGCTTCCGGCTATCCGGTCCTTCGGTACCAAGATAATTTCCATCACCTCTGAAACAGAGTCCACCATGGGCCGTCTCTCGGATATCGTCATCAGGACCAAAGTCCCCTGCGAGGCCTGCTCCCACGGGCTGGCCCCCACATCATCCACCACCGCAGCCCTTGCCATGGGCGACGCGCTGGCGGTCTGCCTCATGGACCACAAAGCTTTTGACAGTCAGGATTTTAAAAAATTTCATCCCGGCGGATCACTGGGCCGCAGGCTGACCCTGTGCATCAGCGAACTCATGCACACGGACAACATACCCGCCGCCGCGCAGAACGCACCGCTCTCCGAAGCCCTGACCGTTCTCGACAAAGGCGGCCTCGGCCTCGTTGCCCTCACCGACGGCAGCAAACTTTCCGGGGTCATCACCGACGGAGATGTACGCCGCATGGTCTGTTCCGGCAATTTTGACGCACAAATTTCCGCCCGCGAAGTCATGATCGAAAATCCCCTGCGCATAACCCCGGACATGTCCGCAGCGCAGGCCCTCGACATCATGGAATCCAAAGAGATCACCGTGCTGCCTGTTGTAAACGAAGAAGGCACGCTCACAGGCATGATTCATCTGCACGATCTTCTGGGTAAAGGCAGATTAAAATTCGCGGATAATACGCGCAATTAA